The Besnoitia besnoiti strain Bb-Ger1 chromosome IV, whole genome shotgun sequence genome contains a region encoding:
- a CDS encoding hypothetical protein (encoded by transcript BESB_057090), protein MPPHVGVHAGVHVSVQLFACDERVPAAAGEAGHSTRRGSNHVPPPQPWDRPQGQVKTWRGEKLKTQMERGEACALEKPGRAICSGCERPARVCYCGKLPKPPLSFSGDFAGVVKGLVVYVHPLEAKRKMGSLPLLTRAVTPVHVFQRRKPGTVKLPRSARFRQSPRGEANQAGKLPNCARDFPESGLASCPPSAAASTSSAFSRAPPSPCPGAVSQPRGTSASSAPPQAASAGAWIYDADVSVFEGGCCTKPFLPQSRSLSAATAPPAPLAPCSAAAVAPAASGCLFSSSRASHPCSSCATAPCAAPSLSRSPASAEASTPSLAAQLAAPPPAPQGEANNLLLLFPAPWSFELGRGAFPLQLPVTLLCLDGTWKEAKEMLNAAPWLADVPAVRLPGCPLFSEECAGVSRADAGAESLGRRADETPEADGWQPANGGACCVPGGAGGDSGGGDGRLLAADRGAPASGEVVGVRAAATAEDGESEEAPRHPGDSNRLAGRHRRSSKTAGDANRHATDAPPQAALDDRRRDAQAAPKRAAASARAASPSDPSRVAQAAPGGGERGEGGCEARAAAESWGAYKSVRTPSRKIADEGGVCTAEAVARSLAAIAQWSRGDCSERAKAFDASVLSLLTFVASKQRRCKEEDNAVESENAKKAKPDLAESSRHSAPASAHASAQRN, encoded by the coding sequence ATGCCGCCGCACGTAGGCGTCCACGCAGGCGTCCATGTGTCTGTGCAGTTATTTGCATGCGACGAGCGAgttcctgctgcagcgggcgAAGCAGGTCACTCTACCCGGCGCGGCTCAAACCACGTGCCGCCACCACAGCCGTGGGACAGGCCGCAGGGGCAGGTGAAGACTtggagaggagaaaagcTGAAAACTCAGATGGAGCGTGGGGAGGCATGCGCTCTGGAGAAGCCCGGGCGGGCGATATGCAGCGGTTGCgagcgccctgcgcgcgtctgttACTGCGGCAAGCTGCCAAAGCCTCCGCTGAGTTTTTCTGGCGATTTCGCGGGCGTCGTGAAAGGCCTCGTCGTCTACGTCCACCCCTTGGAGGCCAAGCGAAAGATgggctctctccctctgctcACGCGCGCCGTCACGCCCGTCCATGTCTTTCAGCGGCGCAAGCCCGGAACCGTGAAGCTTCCGAGGTCGGCGCGGTTCCGTCAGTCCCCTCGAGGTGAAGCGAACCAGGCCGGGAAGCTTCCCAATTGCGCGCGCGACTTTCCTGAATCAGGACTCGCTTCATGTCCGCCatctgccgcggcctcgacgtcttcagcgttttcgcgcgcgccccccTCACCTTGCCCTGGCGCCGtgtcgcagccgcgcggcacctccgcctcctcggcacctccgcaggcagcgagtGCAGGAGCCTGGATATACGACGCCGATGTGAGTGTATTTGAGGGCGGCTGTTGCACCAAGCCCTTCCTTCCGCAGTCTCGCTCTCTGTCCGCAGCcactgcgcctccagcgccgctggcgccttgcagcgccgccgccgtcgcccctgcTGCGTCAGGTTGCcttttttcctcctctcgcgcctctcatCCTTGCTCTTCGTGTGCGACGGCGccttgcgcggcgccgtcgctgtctcgcTCCCCCGCGTCTGCCGAGGCATCCACTCCCTCGCTAGCAGcccagctcgccgcgcctccgccggcacCGCAAGGGGAGGCGAACAACCTCCTTCTGTTGTTTCCTGCGCCGTGGAGCTTCGagctcggccgcggcgcgtttccgctgcagctgccggtGACGCTGCTCTGTCTTGACGGCACCTGGAAGGAGGCCAAGGAGATGTTGAACGCGGCGCCGTGGCTCGCCGACGTTCCAGCAGTGCGGCTGCCAGGGTGCCCGCTCTTCAGCGAGGagtgcgccggcgtctcgcgcgcagatgcaggcgcggaaagcctcggacgccgcgccgacgagaCCCCAGAGGCGGACGGCTGGCAGCCTGCaaacggcggcgcctgctgcgtgcCTGGTGgggccggcggagacagcgggggcggcgacggaaggctgctggcggcagacagaggagcTCCAGCGAGTGGCGAAGTTGTCGGTGTGAGAGCGGCCGCGACAGCAGAAGAtggggagagcgaggaggcgccgaggcacCCTGGGGACTCTAACCGACTCGCAGGCAGACATAGGAGATCGAGCAAGACGGCGGGAGATGCGAATCGGCACGCGACGGACGCGCCACCGCAAGCAGCTCTAGACGACAGGCGACGTGACGCGCAAGCTGCGCCAAaacgcgcggcagcgtctgcccgcgcggcgtctccaaGCGATCCTTCTCGTgttgcgcaggcggcgccaggaggaggcgaacgcggcgaaggcgggtgtgaggcgagagccgcggcggaatCCTGGGGGGCTTACAAGTCAGTCCGGACGCCGTCTCGAAAGATCGCAGATGAGGGAGGCGTGTGCACGGCTGAAGCGGTTGCGCGGAGTCTCGCGGCGATCGCGCAGTGGAGTCGCGGGgactgcagcgagagagccAAGGCGTTCGATGCATCGGTGTTGAGTCTCCTGACATTCGTCGCCTCGAAACAGAGACGCTGCAAGGAGGAAGACAACGCGGTGGAGAGCGAAAACGCGAAGAAAGCCAAGCCAGATCTCGCGGAGTCTTCCCGACACTCCGCTCCCGCGTCGGCTCACGCCAGCGCACAACGCAACTGA